The stretch of DNA GTGTTTGGGCTTTAAATGAATGGTCCGATTGGATTGATAATCCTGATTTAGGCGCCATGGCGTTTCAATTCGGTACGAGACCTTTATTAACGCAAGAAAGCACCATTTCAGACGCATGGAAGCAAAAATTATTAACGCTTGAAGATAAAGATGTATTGCTGCAGACTTTTAGCCCAACAGGCTTTTATTCATCTGCTGTTAAGAATAATTTTTTGCTCGAATTAATGAGTCGCTCTTCACGTCAAATTATCTACAAATCAATGCCCGAAGAAGGCTTTACAACACCTTTACCTTTAGGCCCACGTGGACGTGAAGTTTTTGTGACAGATCTTGATCGTCAAAAAGCACTTGACTGGATGTCCAAAGGATTTACAGAAGCACTTAAAACGCCTGATGGCACCATCATTTTTGTGGAAAGAGAAAACGCACTTCAAATTCGCAAAGATCAAGTTGATTGCATGGGCTGTTTAAGCGCTTGTCTTTTCAGCAATTGGTCACAACATGGCGATTTAACGACAGGCAAAAAAGCTGATCCGCGTTCATTCTGTATCCAAAAAACACTCTATTCTGTAAGCCATGGCGGTTCTATTGACAATGAATTGATGTTTGCAGGGCATAATGCTTATCGATTTGCTAAAGATCCATTTTACGCCAATGGATTCATTCCTACTGTCCAACAATTAATTGATCGCATTTGCACAGGGGCGTAAGCCCTTTTCTTTTTTACACTGGGGCCTAAGCCCCCTTCCCTTTACGCGTCAGTCAACTACAGTTGATCATTCTACGCGACAAAAATTTAATTTTGAGCAGTAGCTACAAAATACCAGCTGTTTCCCTGAACAGGGGAGAAGCGAAGCTTCGAGTAGGATTCAGGGTCCAATTAACAATCATGATCGCAGATCATACCGTTATTTAAATAATTTTGCCATGCTCTTCGAGCATGTATCTAGTGTTAGATCCTGAATCTGCCTTCGAAGCTTTGCTTCAAGGCGCTCAGGAAAACAAAAGTGTGCGGGCAAATTTTTAGCATGAAAATAAAAATTGTCCCGTAGATTAATAGTTAATAGACTTGAGGTAGACAAAGAACAACGAACGAAGTGTATCCCTATATACATTGGGTGAGGCGTGACGATGTATCCTTCCGATGCCATCGACTATAACACTACTTACGCTTAGCAAATATGACCTTCAACACTATCAGGGCAATGTTGCTCTGTTTCGATTTGAATCGTTGAATGCGCTATGCCAAATTCAAGTTCCAATGCTTTTTTACTTTTCAATAATAAATCATCATGATCCGTCCCTTTTTGTACCGCTAAATGCATTGTAACAATGGGTTTATTCGTTGTGAGCGACCAAATATGAATATGATGAATATCCATAATTTCTTTAAAATTTGTTTTTAAAAATTCAGTCACTTGATCCACAACAAATTTATCTGGCGCGCCTTCTAAAAGGATATGACCTGCTTTCTTAACTAAAGTCCAAGCACTCCGTAAAACAAGCAATGCAACCAAAATTGATAAAATAGGATCAATCGGCATCCAACCTGTCCACAAAATGACGACAGCAGCAACAATGGCCGCCACAGAAGACAATAAGTCGCCGATCACATGGACAACAGCACCCTTGATATTCAAATTTTCTTCATGGGCATGATGCAATATTTTAAGCGAAATTAAATTCACTAATAAGCCAAGCACCGAAACAACAAGCATTATATTGCCCTGAACTTGGTGTGGCTCAAACATACGGTGAAAGGCTTCAATTGATATCCAACCAACAACAACAATCAATGATAGGCCGTTCACAAAAGCTGCCAAAACCTCAATTCGGTGATAGCCGTATGATCGTTTATGATCCGATGGTTTTTGACTAATCTTAATCGCAAGCCAGGCCAAAATCAGCGAAAATAAATCCGTAAGCATATGAAAAGCATCAGACAATAAGGCTAATGAGTCTGAAACAAGCCCACCGATAATTTCAACAAACATGAAACTACCCGTTAAGATCATCGCCCATAAAAGACGTTTCTCACCCTTCATCGGAAGCCCATGATGATGATCATGGTGCCCGTGATGTTCGTGCGAATGAGTGTGATGTGAATCTTGCACCATATTACCTAAATTTATTCGTCATTTGATTTTCTATAAAGCCCAGATGATTGACGTTTGTCAACAGGCTTTACAGAATGTTTTTTTTTCTTTTCTTCTTTCTTTAGCTGTTTTTCTTTTTCCTTCTTATCTTTTTTTTCTTTTTTAAGTATTTTTTTATCACGAGGCGTAATAACTGGGGACGTTTTATCGATCGTTTCATCCACAGAACCTAAAGGTACGCTAACAGCAGGAACTTTCTTAGGACTCATAGGGTTAATAAACTTATCATGGGTTTTAAGCTCTACATCCAATTGTTCAATTATCGAAGCAATATGTGTATCCTTATGCGTAAGAGATTTTGTTCTGTTACGAGGTATATAATCTTCTTCACTCGGAGATCTTGGTGTTGCTTTCACTCTGGAAGGTTGCACTAGCGAATCTGAATTAGCTCTATGATCAAATGCATCAACTGATGTTTTCTTAACACTCACACTATTACCTCTTGGGCTTAACACTTTTAAAGTAGAGGAGCTTCTTTTTTTTATTGGCTTAATTTCCTCAGCATTACATTCAACACTTGTATTAGTCTCTGTGGATTTTACTTCGACTTCCAAATCTTCTTTATCAATCCTATCTATTAAAATTTTCTTAAGACTTTGCGTTCTTGATCTTGGACTTAAAGATTGTAATAAAGAACTTCTTCGTTTTATCGGCGGCGCATTATCTGTGTTAATTACGCTAGATTCAACAACAACTACATCTTCTTTCTTTTTACATGTAGATTTGTCAAGTCTAGATTTTTTTTTATCTTTTTTTACAAATTTTTTTTCATTGTCTTCGCTCAACAACATACTGTACTTTTCTACATAAAAAGCTGTAACAACATCAAAGTGCTTTAAAACCCGTTCACAATATTTTTTAATATCTTCATATTTTAAAATTGGTAAATTAAGAGCAGGCACAAGCTTTGGCTCAACATCATTATTTACCGACTCAGAAAAAATAATAATATCTCTCTCATGAACGTAAATACGATTAAAAATAGTCTCGTGCTTTTCAACAAATTGTCTAATCTTTTGAACAAGTTTTAATGTTCCTTTATACCCAATATTTGGTTGTGACATTTTATTAATTTTTTCAAGTTTTTCTGACTTTAAATAGGCTTTTGCCCAGCCTAATAATTCATCCATGATTAATTCAATAGCATCAATTATTTTTTGTCTAATAAATAAAGTTTCTTCATTTTCAATAAAAAATGGATTATCTACACCTTCATATAGAAGAGAAAACAATCTTTCAGCATAAAAATCATAAAGCTCCATAAAATGATTCGCATAGTAACATGATGATTTATAATCAAATTCCACTAATGTTTCATCCCCCAATGAATCATCTTTCGATGGAGTCCGAAAAATAATACCTGGAGTAGTTTCTCGAAACTCATTAAGATCTTCAAGGAATTCTTCAAGTGGCTTTTTTATGTCTCTATAATAGGCAATCTCTTTTTCTAAATTAAGAGCAAACACATTGCCTGACAAAACAAAAAAAATAACAAGAAAATAAATCTTTTTTTTTAGCGTATTAATCATCATAACCTTATTACGTAATTGTTAAACGTCGTGTATAATATTTATTTTTTTATTTTTTTGAATTATCGTGGAAGATGTTCCCACCAACATAGAGAAAGCTATCAACATATTTGATACTTAGATAGAGTCAAATAACTCCTTAGCCCATTGCAATTAAAAATATATCAAAAAAAATCTTGCGAATCAAATCATACTATTTTCCTAAGATTATCATTTTACAAAATTGTTTTCTTGTTTTTTTGATTGAATAATATAAAGTGCTTGAGAAAACAATACAAAAACTAGGTAGGAACAAAAATGATAAAAAAAACTGTAACGCTTTTAAGCTTTCTAAGCATTTTAATTGCAACTGAAACAAAAGCTGCTCAACCCGATACAACAGAACATAAAGTTACTTACGAAGTTCGTAAAAGACCTGATGGCACGCCCCATTTTACACCTACACATATTGAGCATAAAACAAAAGGACATGCTCATAATGCTGTAATGGATAAAAAACTAGCCGTTCCAGCCGAAAAATCAAAAGCAGATGCTGAACTCCTTAAACAACCTGCAACTAAACATGTTGTGACATACCATATTAAAAAAGATAAAAATGGACATGTGGCCGAATCAAAAGAAGTAAAACATGATGACCCCAATCATGAAAATACAACTTTATTTTCATTACACCCAAATATGACGATGCCTTCTGGCTTACCTGCCTTTCTCAATATACCAATGATGATTAATGGTGGTGGCTGCGGCAATTCGTCTGCGTGTTCTTAATTTAATATATACCCAAATGATCTGATACTACCGTTTTTAGCCGATGACCTTTGGCTGCTTTTTGAGCCAAAAATTTCTTAAGGTAAATCTATTACCTGTTGTAATTTTTGGCATCAAAAATCATCTCAAATCTCATGCCTAAAAATCTACATTTCCAAAGCATTTGGGTATAGTCAGTCATGAAATTTGATGGCTGATTTTCTAAATACCAAATAATACTATTTTAAAAATAATATTAAATATCAATACATTAAAAGACTTATGAGTAATTATATAGTTTCTGGACGTAGAGAGAGTACGATTTTTAATAAAAAATACCATAGAACAAATTAATTTTTACTAACATTATAAAACACAAATAAATATTTATAATTATTTTAATAAGTTAGTATTTTGTATTCATAATTTATTAAAAATAATACAAAAAACATTTGCATTTTAATAAAAAATATGTATAAAATCTATAAAAATTAAACAAAGGAGTTTAAATGTTTATTCGTTTCTTCATTTTCATGCTTTTTACTTTATTTTCAGAAGTATTTGTGCATGCTGAACCGAAATTTGAAGTTTTAGAAGATGTTGACCTTTGCATTGCTGATACCGAATTACAGCGTGCGTCACCATTATATGGATATATTGCAAATAGAAGCTTTTTGAAGAATTGGCGTTTTTTTGGAAATTACGGTCTTCGAAAAGAAGGCATAAAAATAATGGATTTTTCCTTAAGACCACTGGATGATTATCCTCACGATCACGTAGCTTCTTTTATCCAATGCTTATTCCCATCATTTGATATGCGTAATTTTATTCCTAATCAAATTTTAAGTAATCCAGTATCTCAATTAAAACCAAGCACAATTGCAAAGCTCATTCGTACGATCATAGATGCAAATTATGTATATAACTCAGAAGAGTTCAGTAATGGATTATCCGAAATATTGATTGATGAATTTAAGAAAGATGCATTTTCATCTTATAAATCATCATGTAGAAAAAAAATATTGAGTGATATTGAATATGTAAATAAGTACATTAATTCAAAAAGTTGTAAATCACTCAAACTATTCAAAGAAATTCTTATTCAAGCTTTGATTGAAGCGCATCAATCAGATTTATATCCTAAATATATCATTGAGCATACTTTATTAGCATTCTTATGGAAAAAATCTGATAATGCCCAAGATTTAAATGAATATCTTGCATATTTCAGTCAAAAAAGTTTAGGAAATAAAGAATCGTCATTCACTTCTGAAAATTATAAAAAATTAACATCAAATTTAAAAAATATTCCACAAGAATGGGAAGATCTGATTAAAAAACCAAGCTTTGCTTCATATTTGTTGTTTGGGGATAAAATTTTCTTTTCTACATTTCCTTTACCACTAACATATGGCCGAGCAAATTATAAAAATCAAGAATTTTCTGATTGTATGGAAACAGCAATACGAAATATGATCGGATATTTAATATATAATCCGTCAAAAGCACAATATATTATTCCTGACCATCTTTGTCCCCCGGATGCACCGATCAGAATATTTTATGAGAAATATAATTCGGCCTCATTACAAAATACACAAGATGCCAGAGATGAATGGGCATCGCTGGTTTCAGCCTTACCAAATGTTATTTATCTAAAGGGTGATCACGAAGCAAAAGCTAGTATTGTCAACTTAGTTAAAATATTAGCCCACCTTTTTGTTGGCGTTTTTGAAACGGTAAATGAAGAAGATATTAAAGCATTAATTTTAGAATCTAAAATGGATAAGGATGGTGAATCATCAGATTCGGAGGACCAATCTGAAGAAAATGAAAAAATACTCGCTTATTGTCAAGAAAATTTATTTGAATTTATTGAATTATTTGATGATTGGCTTATAGATAATCTAAATTCTATAGAATCTCACATGGATGAAACACTTAAATTTTCTTTACAACAACAAAATATTTTTCAAATGGAGTTTGAACCCCAACATGCAAATGTTATTCATGCTTTTCAAGATAAAACTGTTTGTGATGTAACTGAAAAAATTTTAGGATGGGAAGAAAAAATTGATCCTTATGTTTTTAAATTATGTCAAAACAAAAAAGGGCCAAATTACGCAAAAGAAAGCCAATATATAAAGGCGATAGATATATACAATTTTAACTTGAGCAACATAGAAGAATCGCTATTTGTTCTAAAAGAATTCTTTAAACGTGGGTTTCTTTTTGATGATTTTTTCATTCGAAGATTTCTTCGCTCTTTACCGCTACAAGACCGTCAAATACGCTACAAAATATACGAAGCTTTTAGTGTAACAGGCGAACGATATCTTAATTTCGGAGAACTAAGCGATATTATTGATGAAATTAATAACTTAACTACAAAAGATCTTTTGGAGCCTCACAATCAAGAAGCTCACGACCCTTACACATTACTAGACCTCATCGCTTTATCAAATTGCCCTGATTTATTTCACTATGTTTTGACGAAAAATCACCTTTGTCTGGGGGCGTATTTTTTCTATGAATATCATAATTTCCATGGATCATTAGTTCATAGATTAGTGAAAAAAAATAATTTAGATATTATAAAAATTATTCTCGAAAAAATTAGATATGACATTAACGCATTAAAAAACAATGACTTTGATGCTTATACTGTTTTAGAGCAACTAAAAATTTATCTCCCTAAAATTGCACTACAGAATGCATCAGCATATCTATCAGCTGACATACAAAAAAAAATTAAAACTCTTTTTTCTAAATGTGCGTATACAAATAAGACACTCATTGATGTTTGTTTTGAATGCGATAACGAACTAGCGTTAGAGATTATACTTGATTGCTTAGGAGAACATATTAATAAATCTTTATTATCCAATGCGTTTAAAAAATACAAATTGCCCTCCAAAATTGCACATTCCGTTACTGTTATTCGATCTTTAGAACGACATAAATTAATTTCTGAAGATGATCTATGTGAAATTGCAAAAAGCGCTACACCTCAAGATTTTTCAATGTTACTTACATCTTGTATTTTTACGCGTAAAAATCCTTTTGCCCTTGCCTGTAAAGTAGGTAATACAGCAATAGCTTCAGGGAATAAAAATTTAGCAGGATATATCTCTCAAATTAGTAGGATGATTTATCATGCACAACAAACAAGAACACCCCAATGTGAAGGATCTTCTTCCTCATCACTAGGCGTAAGAAAGATTGGATAAAATTAATTAAAATTCGATGCGGAATATACAGGACTGTAAATAGTCATTTTAAAAACGTCATTTTTTTTGTTTCCCTGGAGCAGTAAGAGTCTGAAAGACTCGAGCCAGATCCAGGAAAACAAATTGATATTTTACAAGAAAAAATTTGGTTAACTTATTATTAACTTAATTAATAAATTCTTTAATTCATTTTAAAAATACATAAATATTGACGAAAATGTATTTTTTGAGTATTACTACTTATATTCAATAAAATTTACTACATATGGAATTCAAAATGAATTTAAAAAATTTATCATTTATAGCGCTACTATTTTTAACAGGCGCATTAAACCTTGCTGAAGCTGGGAAAAATACTGAAAAACGAAAATTTGATGAATTTCAACAAAATAACAATAACAATAACAATAACAATGAGGATATTGATTCACGAAATAAAATTATCAAAAAAGACAATTTTTCTACAGTTGAAGAACTTGAAAAAAAAATAATAGAAGAAAAAACTAAATATTTTAATTTATTCAACACCATAAACTATATTAATCAACAAAATAATATTTTTAATGTTAATCAAGCAAATGAATTTGAACGAATGAATTATATTAATCATATTAACTATATTAATAATGCTGACTTATTAAACGATGTTAATTACACAATACAATTCAATTACACAAATTCATTAAATTATATAAATTACATTAACCATGTAAGATCCGTTAATTCTATTAACATGATGAACAATATCAACCAAACAAATGATTTGCGCCGTCAAGAAAATATTATCAACGATCTTATCGAACGTCATAAACAAGCATTACTAAATGCAGAAACACAATCTACTAACATTCAAGAGATTGATCAAGACAATGAAAATGTTGCAGAATCTAGATCACCCGATAAAAAAGCAGATGCAGAACTTGGACCTAATTCAAATGCCATTGATTACAGCCAAACACTTTTAAACAAAGAACAAGAAGACAAGGATTATTATAATTTTCTTGAATTCCTTGCAAACAAAACTGACGAAGACGATACAACTGATTTCATAGACAAATAGTGATAGTAATTAAGAACATGATCAGACAAGGAATGACGATGTATCAGCATATTCTTTATTTATTATTTACTTCTTCAAAAACTTAATTTGGTTGTTTTCTAGTCCCAGAGAATAAACCCCATTAAGCAACCCAACTGCCATTTCACCAAATATCTGATATCGCCAACCATGAAGTAACGGTAATTCTGACTCATCTTTATAATCTTTACGAATCAAACGTTTTAAATCACTTACATTTGCAATTAATTTAGACGCAACACCTTCTTTGTCCGAAATCAACTTCAATGCTAATTTCAACATATCTAAGGCTGCAGACCCATGATCTACGCCTTCAAAAGATGCCTCTTTTTTAGGCCATAAATCTTCTGGAATCAGCAAAGATGTTTCTATAATAGCCAACAACGTTTCAGCCATAGACGATTTATGAAAATTCTTTGAATAAGCACGACTTATCTGCAGGTCTTCTGTAGTTCTTGGTTTATTTGCTGCAAGTTCTATCAATACATCATCTGATAATACATGACGTCGTGGAATGTTTAAGCGTCTTGCCTCTAAATCTCGCCATGCAGCAAGTTCCTTAAGAACACACAATGATCTCGAATCAACTTTTTTGGGCTTTAACTTTAACCAAGCATCTTCCGGATGTGGGAAATACAGCTTTTTATCATATAAAGCATCCATTTCCTCTTTAAGCCAATCAAGCCTATCATTCCGCGCTATTTTTTTTTGTAATTTTGTATAAACTTGGCGTAAATATACAACATCACCTAAAGCATATTCAATTTGCTTATCCGTCAATGGCCTTAAGCGCCAATCTGTAAAACGCTGTGATTTATCAAGCTTTCTATTAATAAGCTGCATCACCAATGTTTCATAACTAACAGATTCACCAAAACCACAAACCATGGCTGCAATCTGTGTATCAAAAATTGATTGAGGGATTTTACCGCTTAAATGGTAAATGATTTCAATATCTTGACGCGCTGCATGAAAAACCTTTAAAACCTTTGGTTCCTGCAATAAATCAAATAATGGTTGCAACAATAATGTAGGCGATAATGCATCAATCACAAAAGCTTTTTCGGGACCTGCGATCTGAATGAGACAAAGTTCTGGAAAAAATGTCGATTCCCGGATAAATTCAGTATCAATTGTGATATACTCAACCGCGTAAAGTGGTTGGCATTGTCGAAGCAGCTCTTCTGTTGTTGAAATCAATGTCATAAACAGTATGTTACAGTTCATTTTGAAAGAAGACAAGTCTTAAGACGTTTTTGGAGGCGTTAACGTGATCGCAGAAAAATCTATGCATCCTTATAGAACAAACACTTGTGGTGCATTAAACACAAAAAATTTAAATCAAATTGTTCGCCTTTCGGGCTGGGTACATCGCAAACGCGATCATGGAGAGCTCCTTTTTATCGATTTGCGTGATCATTATGGCATCACACAGATCGTTGTAGAAGCAACATCAGATTGCTTCAAATTGCTTGACCAAGTTAAAATAGAATCCGTCATTTGTGTGACAGGTAAAGTTGTTGCGCGTTTAACTGATGCGATCAATAACAAGATTCCTACAGGCGAAATTGAACTTAAAGTGAGTGATGCGCATATTTTATCTGAAGCAGAGCCACTCC from Alphaproteobacteria bacterium encodes:
- a CDS encoding nitronate monooxygenase — its product is MISLKELLLSGKKLLPLIEGGKGISVTTGESAGAWAAAGGVGTFSGVNADYYDEKGKLVEIIYQGKTRVERHRELIEHAVKGAIAQAKIAFERASGKGRIHMNILWEMAGAEEILNRVLEGAKGLIHGVTSGAGMPYKMGEICSKAEVYYYPIVSSARAFRALWKRAYSKTKDFLGGVVYEDPWLAGGHNGLSNSENPLVPEAPYNRVLALRSQMREEGVENIPIIMAGGVWALNEWSDWIDNPDLGAMAFQFGTRPLLTQESTISDAWKQKLLTLEDKDVLLQTFSPTGFYSSAVKNNFLLELMSRSSRQIIYKSMPEEGFTTPLPLGPRGREVFVTDLDRQKALDWMSKGFTEALKTPDGTIIFVERENALQIRKDQVDCMGCLSACLFSNWSQHGDLTTGKKADPRSFCIQKTLYSVSHGGSIDNELMFAGHNAYRFAKDPFYANGFIPTVQQLIDRICTGA
- a CDS encoding cation diffusion facilitator family transporter; the protein is MQDSHHTHSHEHHGHHDHHHGLPMKGEKRLLWAMILTGSFMFVEIIGGLVSDSLALLSDAFHMLTDLFSLILAWLAIKISQKPSDHKRSYGYHRIEVLAAFVNGLSLIVVVGWISIEAFHRMFEPHQVQGNIMLVVSVLGLLVNLISLKILHHAHEENLNIKGAVVHVIGDLLSSVAAIVAAVVILWTGWMPIDPILSILVALLVLRSAWTLVKKAGHILLEGAPDKFVVDQVTEFLKTNFKEIMDIHHIHIWSLTTNKPIVTMHLAVQKGTDHDDLLLKSKKALELEFGIAHSTIQIETEQHCPDSVEGHIC
- the rnd gene encoding ribonuclease D — translated: MTLISTTEELLRQCQPLYAVEYITIDTEFIRESTFFPELCLIQIAGPEKAFVIDALSPTLLLQPLFDLLQEPKVLKVFHAARQDIEIIYHLSGKIPQSIFDTQIAAMVCGFGESVSYETLVMQLINRKLDKSQRFTDWRLRPLTDKQIEYALGDVVYLRQVYTKLQKKIARNDRLDWLKEEMDALYDKKLYFPHPEDAWLKLKPKKVDSRSLCVLKELAAWRDLEARRLNIPRRHVLSDDVLIELAANKPRTTEDLQISRAYSKNFHKSSMAETLLAIIETSLLIPEDLWPKKEASFEGVDHGSAALDMLKLALKLISDKEGVASKLIANVSDLKRLIRKDYKDESELPLLHGWRYQIFGEMAVGLLNGVYSLGLENNQIKFLKK